A stretch of Endozoicomonas sp. SCSIO W0465 DNA encodes these proteins:
- a CDS encoding macro domain-containing protein has translation MCNLTIIDLTVFKETEMDVAINDFCDQVSVRGSISLRDCGINTSRQFIFGRTVGPSDHRRLLGELKRHPALMHLVGKSVVTTHELSSYYNYPATGSEKRLPGHVTLVTCNEGLLTWVKRENGIKPYGIVNSVDVHRQLESGVAKVIRDNFGGAGGHYHQVSRQPHNRINYGECFTYNCNRGSKASSLDNCLTVHNVLVPFAGEPNFAATLKNTFLEVFQAADSNGLPRVFTPLLSCGRAGGTGAALAKAVAEAKADFESTGKQAPELILVGMSSSAGDRAACADFESQWHESYREIPSTRSLVRRSATPYPGTSPIAGTPAFSSATDTEKPLPGGVTLVTCNRGLLTWVERQNGSIPYGVVNSVDVKLQLDSGIAKVIRDNFGGAGGHYHQVSWQPRNRINYGECFTYDCKRGGKRFDLHNCQTIHNVLVPLASDRNFAATLKKTFLEVFNAADRQGLHRVFCPLLGCGLAGGTGTALAKAVAEAKADFESTGKRAPELILVGMSSQGKDRAACTDFERQWYESGRRIPAARSPVRSVKTPAAMASSGAAASTSTTATTSTAATRATKAGSGYNTSSVLIRDQLEVVMHPDKGMFGYAKELSKQGTPFDLVNAANSRMKHGGGIAKQFSDDLGNEFDRDTHRQAPVHTGMCYTTGPYGYARNPKFGLRHCQHIHNVVAPNVADYTVSVKSSGVRNKAFFDQQKYHQDFTNAFVSLLLEAHNKGSNTIVSCFIGCAIFGGSGSGMAHALHAAYRDPRIQALSKVPKLILVGWKDDDWKVHDTFIRTFKSLNTANPVRLPPVRAAVSDFPAGISGKIFPANPGAIPKQTSPYFRSQASTTSVFSRPGRMTSGRTSPGIDAAFSSSAGTGSEATGVSRSQEGAATAFRESSNAIDCGICGESKPEKGSQQVKGLQVCSDCAVDYQDQGVSLSEAAKLAEEFAAINYRPLQIRQDSRDLPGYPGAGRIIVRIEATAPSQLSDGRRLDMTYKNETHYLPNNAVGKELLRLLAILHQEKLIYKIDKSNTTGKFGITFNVHLKTSDSGGEGNHGYPDTTYQNRALNEIVGLASIHSLQDKLDTSKLVRLLFSDR, from the coding sequence TTGTGTAATTTAACAATTATCGATTTGACGGTATTCAAGGAGACTGAAATGGATGTTGCTATTAATGATTTCTGTGACCAGGTAAGCGTCAGGGGTTCTATTAGTCTCCGGGATTGTGGAATTAATACCAGTAGACAGTTCATCTTTGGGCGAACGGTTGGCCCAAGTGATCACAGGCGCCTGCTGGGAGAATTGAAAAGGCATCCTGCTCTGATGCATTTAGTTGGCAAAAGCGTGGTCACAACACATGAACTGTCATCTTATTATAATTATCCGGCTACCGGTTCTGAAAAAAGATTGCCAGGCCACGTAACACTGGTTACCTGTAACGAAGGGCTATTGACATGGGTCAAACGTGAAAATGGCATCAAACCCTATGGGATAGTGAATTCGGTCGACGTACACCGGCAACTGGAAAGTGGCGTTGCGAAGGTTATCAGAGACAACTTTGGCGGTGCTGGCGGTCATTATCATCAGGTCTCCCGACAGCCCCACAATCGCATAAATTACGGCGAATGTTTCACTTATAACTGTAACCGTGGCAGCAAAGCGTCTAGTTTGGATAATTGCCTGACGGTTCACAATGTGTTGGTACCTTTTGCGGGAGAGCCGAATTTTGCAGCAACGCTTAAAAATACCTTTCTTGAGGTTTTTCAAGCGGCTGATAGTAACGGATTGCCCCGGGTTTTCACCCCTCTGCTCAGTTGTGGGCGTGCGGGTGGCACAGGAGCAGCCCTGGCCAAAGCGGTTGCAGAAGCCAAAGCTGATTTTGAATCAACAGGTAAGCAAGCACCAGAACTGATTCTGGTGGGTATGTCTTCTTCTGCAGGGGACCGGGCCGCTTGCGCAGATTTTGAAAGCCAGTGGCATGAGTCGTACCGGGAAATTCCTTCAACACGCTCTCTGGTACGTCGATCAGCGACACCTTATCCAGGTACCAGTCCCATAGCAGGCACGCCGGCCTTCTCTTCAGCTACCGATACTGAAAAACCATTGCCTGGCGGTGTAACACTGGTGACCTGTAATAGAGGGTTATTGACATGGGTTGAGCGTCAAAATGGCAGTATACCCTATGGGGTAGTGAACTCGGTTGATGTAAAACTGCAACTGGACAGTGGTATTGCGAAGGTGATCAGAGACAACTTTGGCGGCGCTGGTGGTCATTATCATCAGGTGTCCTGGCAGCCCCGGAATCGAATAAATTACGGCGAATGTTTCACTTATGACTGTAAACGTGGCGGCAAACGGTTTGATTTGCATAATTGCCAGACGATTCACAATGTGTTGGTGCCTCTTGCGAGTGACCGGAATTTTGCAGCAACGCTTAAAAAGACGTTTCTTGAGGTTTTTAACGCGGCTGACCGTCAGGGATTGCATCGGGTTTTCTGCCCTCTGCTTGGTTGTGGTCTTGCGGGTGGCACAGGAACAGCATTGGCAAAAGCGGTTGCAGAAGCCAAGGCTGATTTTGAGTCAACAGGTAAGCGAGCACCAGAACTGATTCTGGTGGGTATGTCTTCTCAAGGTAAGGACCGGGCCGCTTGCACAGACTTTGAACGTCAGTGGTATGAGTCAGGCCGACGAATCCCTGCAGCACGTTCACCGGTACGTTCTGTAAAAACACCCGCTGCAATGGCCAGTTCCGGGGCTGCAGCCAGTACAAGTACAACAGCCACTACCAGTACTGCAGCAACAAGAGCAACAAAAGCAGGCAGTGGTTACAACACTTCAAGTGTATTGATTCGTGATCAGCTGGAAGTCGTGATGCACCCTGACAAGGGAATGTTCGGTTATGCCAAAGAGCTCTCGAAACAAGGAACGCCATTCGATCTGGTCAATGCTGCAAATAGCAGAATGAAACATGGCGGAGGTATTGCAAAACAGTTTTCAGATGATCTTGGCAATGAATTTGACCGGGATACTCATCGTCAGGCACCCGTTCATACTGGCATGTGTTATACGACAGGACCATATGGCTATGCCCGGAATCCCAAGTTTGGTTTGCGTCATTGTCAGCATATTCATAACGTGGTTGCCCCGAACGTAGCAGATTATACCGTCAGTGTGAAAAGTTCCGGTGTCCGCAACAAGGCATTTTTTGATCAACAAAAGTATCATCAGGATTTCACCAATGCTTTTGTTTCACTGCTCCTTGAGGCCCATAACAAGGGTAGCAATACCATTGTCAGTTGCTTTATTGGTTGCGCTATTTTTGGTGGCAGTGGTTCAGGTATGGCCCATGCTCTCCATGCGGCTTACCGGGATCCACGTATACAGGCATTATCCAAGGTACCCAAATTAATACTCGTGGGTTGGAAAGATGATGATTGGAAGGTGCATGATACATTTATCCGGACCTTCAAGAGCCTGAACACTGCTAATCCGGTGCGTTTGCCGCCGGTGAGAGCAGCTGTCAGCGACTTCCCGGCGGGTATTTCAGGCAAGATATTCCCTGCAAATCCCGGTGCGATCCCGAAGCAAACCTCACCTTATTTTCGATCACAGGCCAGCACGACATCAGTCTTTTCCAGACCTGGTCGAATGACTTCAGGCCGAACCAGCCCGGGCATTGATGCTGCTTTTTCTTCAAGCGCAGGAACGGGCTCAGAGGCTACCGGAGTTTCCAGATCCCAAGAAGGTGCAGCTACCGCCTTTAGAGAAAGTAGCAACGCTATTGACTGCGGTATTTGTGGTGAATCAAAGCCTGAAAAAGGTTCTCAGCAGGTTAAAGGACTTCAGGTTTGTTCTGACTGTGCAGTTGATTATCAGGATCAGGGGGTCAGCTTGTCTGAAGCAGCAAAGCTTGCGGAAGAGTTCGCAGCAATCAATTACCGACCTTTGCAGATCAGGCAAGACAGCCGTGACTTACCGGGATACCCGGGAGCAGGTCGAATCATTGTACGTATTGAGGCAACTGCACCTTCTCAACTGAGTGATGGGCGACGACTGGACATGACTTATAAAAATGAAACTCACTATTTACCCAATAATGCGGTCGGCAAAGAGCTTCTCAGGCTGCTTGCAATACTCCACCAAGAGAAGTTGATTTATAAAATTGATAAGTCAAATACCACGGGTAAATTCGGCATCACCTTCAACGTCCATTTGAAAACATCAGACTCTGGTGGTGAGGGAAATCATGGTTATCCAGACACTACTTACCAAAACAGAGCACTGAATGAGATAGTGGGACTGGCATCAATACACTCACTGCAGGATAAGCTTGACACGTCGAAACTGGTGCGTTTGCTTTTTTCTGATCGTTAA
- a CDS encoding IS1595 family transposase, producing the protein MQSELFQNFIDSISTLTSEQRDILNNSLLSTQIEVTEVVETTDSEPVYSESIPNNDNATPDVEKSILAQFAENPRCPKCKSHSVGRWGIRNGRQRYHCKTCDSTFNAFSGTPLARLRHPEKWNKYLAGMTHSMVLRPAAAENAIDLKTAFRWRHRFLEVINNDQAEELCGITELDETFFRESFKGQREGLPRPTRKRGNDPNKARKVPVMVARDRNRNTVDGVLENESANELCRHLNGRISIQATVCADAHLAHEKLADKLGFVFKELVTSAGQHVVEGIYHIQTVNSYHSHLKRWIGGVFQGVATRYLPHYLAWRRELTAAKKLTVGRLISRITEHWCFQPLTVT; encoded by the coding sequence ATGCAATCTGAACTCTTCCAGAATTTTATTGATTCCATTTCAACATTAACCAGTGAACAGCGAGACATTCTTAACAACTCGCTCCTTAGTACTCAAATAGAGGTTACCGAGGTAGTAGAAACCACTGACTCTGAACCTGTTTACAGTGAATCTATACCCAATAACGATAATGCAACACCTGACGTAGAAAAGAGCATACTTGCCCAATTTGCCGAAAACCCCAGGTGCCCCAAATGCAAAAGCCATAGCGTTGGTCGCTGGGGCATACGAAATGGCCGACAGCGCTACCACTGCAAGACTTGCGACTCAACGTTTAACGCCTTTAGTGGAACGCCTTTGGCAAGGCTCAGGCACCCTGAAAAATGGAACAAGTACCTCGCAGGTATGACTCACTCTATGGTCTTGCGACCAGCTGCTGCTGAGAATGCCATTGACTTGAAAACTGCGTTCCGCTGGCGTCACCGCTTTCTTGAAGTGATTAATAATGATCAAGCAGAAGAGCTTTGTGGCATTACTGAGCTTGATGAAACATTTTTCCGTGAATCCTTCAAAGGGCAAAGAGAAGGCCTTCCACGGCCAACCCGAAAGCGGGGTAATGATCCCAACAAAGCCCGAAAAGTCCCGGTAATGGTGGCTCGGGACCGTAATCGAAATACCGTTGACGGTGTATTAGAAAACGAAAGTGCTAATGAATTGTGCAGGCATTTAAATGGCCGCATATCGATACAGGCCACGGTCTGTGCGGATGCACACCTCGCTCACGAAAAACTTGCTGACAAGCTTGGATTTGTCTTCAAGGAGCTGGTGACATCAGCAGGTCAACATGTTGTTGAAGGCATCTACCACATCCAGACTGTAAATTCTTATCACAGTCATTTAAAACGCTGGATTGGCGGCGTATTCCAAGGGGTTGCAACTCGTTACCTTCCCCATTATCTGGCCTGGAGGCGAGAACTGACGGCAGCAAAAAAATTAACTGTTGGCCGGTTGATCAGCAGAATTACTGAACATTGGTGCTTCCAACCATTAACGGTAACTTAG
- a CDS encoding PEP/pyruvate-binding domain-containing protein → MIQPTVHNDAVHGVANTTNPDQNTGVKTSGKRYGSQIGAKGTPDTAPLNKRFCRILVSAPLDSAADYSLLNREQLGGKGMFLRRMQETGLPIPPFKCVTAQVMNTLEQHPLDMGRLAPYLSGITPGMLDEAGQTSLATIRDHLNTLPPSDQAKRDNWLTGLSVFIASDDFYQQVKDSEAARHIRDLRRQLDELSPSQPVIVRSSGINEDNYGDAQAGKYRSEVQGEDDVLRTCLKVMASGYRPEVCPKGEPQPMALIIQHCIDCHYGGVVMSYQSLQDDTVRVEYTSGQPRGAVAGQSGTIPHRIDIDRKAGADNAQYLPGTVSSHFVLQKNTDNNGYSETEIQDADTPSDTGSERLCDELVAELREAVTRLEDLLLCPVDVEFAIDHEGRLFLLQVRPVTRLSGSMDFALSIPEPEETLASGEGASEGYCTGPLWVAKNRAADTLPEGAIVVARHGEEWMLEPECLERAAGFVFAAGGTNDHVAITLRQAEKPCLLAGDHYPAVAARDGQQATLACARFNGSPGAFVVAGDLTGELASHRSASSAFSDEPLTNVVALKDDLSPPEGTFLQVATAFHWLTDQNARLLAFFAPGGGLDCLTNPIKLSMSAQRSEMLAATQTRTKQLIQGAEALLDGYRAFLQLANHSPKLQPLLDELPQLMTRFEALKQTIGSGLECITLPLQGGEKPPVSPGTFRQWVAACHQLQSCLQALNPWQSGQVRSVHELIFALHQRFVKALGPITLSSGQGRVSTKMKITYVDCSAPGEEALLLRPSGKASIERLERQGTVFSLGDALIINLKFGNHVGLIELLEHAEGGKGRTLRLTFSDEFAYPDGTDQPGKLKRMWFLAQLLKEIELDKNADSMKLSCNAVAGEIIVECPRMTSRQAMQDAFEKLIIVLQTIDDLDQHLDYRPIVKGDQWSFNLLAQRLNSDFAAEANRFSFKHCLFSPSYLYSFTTLQCYPLLSNHLQQFIDHTQRLAKCMKKSEAHFREMLMSDEIGEETRRELLHQAKLPLMVESAKLP, encoded by the coding sequence ATGATACAACCCACCGTTCATAATGATGCAGTTCATGGTGTTGCTAATACAACTAATCCAGACCAGAATACCGGGGTCAAAACTTCAGGCAAAAGGTATGGCAGTCAAATTGGTGCCAAAGGCACTCCCGACACAGCGCCATTAAATAAGCGCTTTTGTCGTATATTGGTTTCAGCTCCGCTAGACTCGGCTGCTGATTACTCTCTCCTGAACCGGGAACAACTCGGTGGCAAGGGGATGTTTTTACGGCGCATGCAGGAGACAGGCCTGCCGATCCCGCCGTTCAAATGTGTTACCGCTCAGGTGATGAATACGCTGGAACAACACCCTCTGGATATGGGTCGTTTAGCACCCTATCTCTCCGGGATCACTCCCGGGATGCTTGATGAAGCGGGACAAACCAGTCTGGCAACCATCAGGGACCACCTCAATACCTTGCCACCCTCAGACCAGGCCAAAAGGGATAACTGGCTGACAGGCCTGTCAGTATTTATCGCCAGCGATGACTTTTACCAACAAGTTAAAGATTCTGAAGCTGCCCGACACATCAGGGATCTGCGCCGTCAGCTGGACGAACTGTCCCCTTCACAGCCGGTGATTGTGCGCAGTTCTGGCATCAACGAAGATAACTATGGCGATGCCCAGGCGGGCAAATATCGCTCTGAAGTTCAGGGCGAAGATGACGTGTTGCGGACCTGTCTTAAGGTGATGGCTTCCGGTTACCGGCCAGAAGTCTGCCCCAAGGGTGAACCACAACCCATGGCACTGATTATCCAACACTGCATTGACTGCCACTATGGCGGGGTGGTCATGAGCTATCAATCACTGCAGGATGATACCGTCCGGGTTGAGTACACATCCGGTCAGCCCAGAGGTGCAGTGGCCGGTCAGTCCGGCACCATTCCCCATCGTATCGACATTGATCGTAAGGCTGGGGCTGATAACGCGCAATACCTTCCCGGGACGGTTTCAAGTCACTTTGTTCTGCAAAAGAACACCGATAATAACGGCTATTCAGAAACAGAGATTCAGGATGCTGATACCCCGTCAGACACTGGTAGCGAGCGGCTCTGTGATGAGCTGGTTGCAGAACTGAGGGAGGCGGTAACCAGGCTGGAAGATCTATTGCTCTGCCCTGTGGATGTGGAGTTTGCTATCGATCATGAGGGTCGCCTGTTCCTGTTGCAGGTGCGCCCTGTTACCCGACTCTCCGGCAGCATGGATTTTGCCCTCTCCATACCCGAACCCGAAGAGACCCTGGCCAGTGGCGAGGGCGCCAGCGAAGGCTACTGCACCGGACCACTCTGGGTGGCCAAAAACCGGGCAGCAGACACCCTGCCGGAGGGAGCCATTGTCGTGGCCCGACACGGTGAAGAGTGGATGCTTGAGCCTGAGTGCCTGGAGCGGGCAGCAGGTTTTGTTTTCGCTGCCGGTGGAACCAATGACCATGTGGCGATCACCCTGAGGCAGGCAGAAAAACCCTGTCTGCTGGCCGGTGACCACTACCCGGCCGTGGCCGCCCGGGATGGCCAGCAGGCGACGCTGGCCTGCGCCCGCTTTAACGGTTCGCCAGGTGCCTTTGTGGTTGCCGGTGATCTGACTGGAGAACTGGCAAGTCACAGAAGCGCATCCTCTGCCTTTTCGGATGAGCCATTAACGAACGTCGTCGCATTAAAGGATGATTTATCGCCACCTGAAGGCACATTCCTTCAGGTGGCTACCGCTTTCCACTGGCTTACCGACCAAAATGCTCGCTTGCTGGCATTTTTCGCTCCCGGTGGCGGACTGGACTGTCTAACAAACCCGATAAAATTGAGCATGTCGGCACAACGGTCAGAGATGCTGGCTGCAACTCAGACCCGCACAAAACAACTGATTCAGGGGGCTGAAGCGCTGTTGGATGGTTACCGGGCATTCCTGCAGCTGGCCAACCATTCACCCAAGCTCCAGCCATTGCTGGATGAATTACCTCAATTGATGACCCGTTTCGAGGCATTGAAACAGACCATTGGATCAGGGTTAGAGTGTATCACTCTGCCCCTGCAGGGCGGTGAAAAACCACCGGTATCCCCGGGAACTTTTCGCCAGTGGGTGGCGGCCTGTCATCAGTTACAATCCTGTCTTCAGGCTCTCAACCCCTGGCAGTCTGGGCAGGTCCGGAGTGTCCATGAGCTGATTTTCGCCCTGCATCAGCGCTTCGTAAAGGCGCTGGGACCGATTACTCTGTCTTCTGGTCAGGGCAGGGTATCTACAAAAATGAAGATTACCTATGTTGATTGTTCGGCCCCGGGTGAAGAGGCACTGCTATTGAGGCCATCCGGCAAAGCATCCATCGAAAGATTAGAGCGTCAGGGGACTGTCTTCAGTTTGGGAGATGCCTTGATTATTAACCTGAAGTTTGGAAATCATGTGGGCCTTATCGAGCTACTTGAACACGCAGAGGGAGGAAAAGGACGAACCTTGCGGCTGACATTTTCTGACGAATTTGCTTACCCTGATGGCACCGATCAACCCGGAAAGTTAAAACGTATGTGGTTTCTGGCGCAGTTACTGAAAGAAATCGAATTGGATAAAAATGCCGATAGTATGAAGCTAAGTTGTAACGCTGTAGCGGGAGAAATTATCGTCGAATGCCCCCGAATGACGTCAAGGCAAGCTATGCAGGATGCCTTTGAAAAGCTGATAATTGTGTTACAGACTATTGATGATCTGGATCAGCATCTTGATTACAGACCCATTGTTAAAGGGGATCAATGGAGCTTTAATTTGCTTGCACAACGGCTTAATAGCGACTTTGCGGCAGAAGCCAACAGATTTTCCTTTAAACATTGTCTTTTCTCACCCAGTTATCTTTATTCTTTCACGACTCTTCAATGCTACCCGTTATTAAGCAATCACCTCCAACAGTTTATTGATCATACTCAACGATTAGCAAAGTGCATGAAAAAATCGGAGGCTCATTTTCGGGAAATGTTAATGAGTGATGAGATCGGTGAAGAAACACGCAGGGAACTCTTGCATCAGGCTAAGTTACCGTTAATGGTTGAATCAGCTAAACTCCCATAA
- a CDS encoding DUF4116 domain-containing protein translates to MVPAALDPAADYSLLNREQLGGKGMFLRRMEEAGLPIPSFRCVAAQVMNALEQHPLGIGRLAPYLSGIVDKPGSETSLTRIKEHLNALQPLDHAIRDKWLKGLSTFIASDDFYQQVKDSEAARHIRDLRRQLDELSPSQPVIVRSSGVNEDNYGDAQAGKYRSEVQGEDDVLWTCLKVMASGYRPEVCLGGGPQPMALIIQHCINCHYGGVVMSYQSLQDDTVRVEYTSGQPRGAVAGQSGTIPHRIDIDRKAGADSAQYFPGTISSHFVLQKNIDNNGYSETEIQDADTQSDGSSQQLSDGLVAELREAVTKLEDLLLCPVDVEFAIDRQGCLFLLQVRPITRLSGGMDFALSIPKPEETLASGEGASEGYCTGPLWVAKNRAADTLPEGAIVVARHGEEWMLEPECLERAAGFVFAAGGTNDHVAITLRQAEKPCLLAGDQYPTVAAQDGQQATLACARFNGSPGAFVVAGDLTGELASHRSTSYAFSDEPLTNVVASRDDLSPPEGTLSQVATAFHWLTDQNARLLAFFAPGGGLGCLANPIKLSMSAQRSELLAATQTRTKQLIQGAEALLDGYRAFLQLAGDRHSPQLQPLRDELPQLMTRFETLKQTIGSGLERITLPLRADEKLPVSPGTFRQWVADCHQLQSCLQALNPLRAEQVRSVHDLIFALHQRFVKALGPVTLASGQGTLSTEEAISYVDCTPPGEEAGLLRPSGKTSIEALGRIGTVVSMVDALIVNLRLGHHISLIELLEHAEGGKGRTLRLTFSDRFCSLDGSDRSDKLKRMWFLVQLLKAIGLDKEADGMKLRCNAAAGAIIVECSRMVSRQAMQDAFEKLIAALSGTTNLDWDLNRLPIFEGEQWSFGLLAQRCAQSLDSNVSAEADRFAFRLCLFLIGYYECSCSTPKYYPLLSKDHQQFIDHSQRLAESISSDHLREMLMSDEIGENTRRELLHHLLFFSPGEATPMIEQVYEQLRNQYFVIKPSYSYTPEFYIQPGQSLKEHKEQIKNFLQKHGLKYASQSVRNDKDMVLPAIAAHPKDLEWVSEELRGDKDVVMAAVAQYGYELEHASPELQDDDEVVMAAIAQFSGALAFASERFRSNKKIVEMAIDDDFGNFRHASKELHTDRQYLLQLIEKNSRIFIFIDSGLKDDEDFIRSAIKINPAVLQFVPKEKKRNIPECQVMLTEG, encoded by the coding sequence TTGGTTCCAGCTGCGCTAGATCCGGCTGCTGATTATTCCCTCCTGAACCGGGAACAACTCGGTGGTAAGGGAATGTTTTTACGGCGCATGGAGGAAGCAGGCCTGCCGATCCCATCGTTTAGATGTGTTGCCGCTCAGGTGATGAATGCGCTGGAACAACACCCTCTGGGTATTGGTCGTTTAGCTCCTTATCTCTCCGGGATTGTCGATAAACCGGGATCAGAAACCAGCCTGACAAGGATTAAGGAACACCTTAATGCATTGCAACCTTTAGACCATGCCATAAGAGACAAGTGGCTGAAAGGCTTGTCGACATTTATCGCCAGTGATGACTTTTACCAACAGGTTAAAGATTCTGAAGCGGCCCGACACATCAGGGATCTGCGCCGTCAGCTGGATGAACTGTCCCCATCACAGCCGGTGATTGTCCGCAGTTCTGGCGTCAATGAAGATAACTACGGCGATGCCCAGGCGGGCAAATACCGCTCTGAAGTTCAGGGCGAAGATGATGTGTTGTGGACCTGCCTGAAGGTGATGGCCTCCGGTTACCGGCCTGAAGTCTGCCTCGGGGGTGGACCACAACCCATGGCACTAATTATCCAGCACTGCATTAACTGCCACTATGGCGGGGTGGTCATGAGCTATCAATCACTGCAGGATGATACTGTCCGGGTTGAGTACACATCCGGTCAGCCCAGAGGTGCAGTGGCCGGACAGTCCGGTACCATTCCCCATCGTATCGACATTGACCGTAAAGCAGGGGCTGACAGCGCGCAGTACTTTCCCGGGACGATTTCAAGTCACTTCGTTCTACAAAAGAACATTGATAATAACGGCTATTCGGAAACAGAGATTCAGGATGCTGATACCCAATCAGACGGAAGTAGCCAGCAGCTCAGTGATGGGCTGGTTGCAGAACTCAGGGAAGCAGTGACAAAGCTGGAAGATTTATTACTTTGCCCTGTGGATGTGGAGTTTGCCATCGATCGTCAGGGTTGCCTGTTCCTGCTACAGGTGCGCCCTATCACCCGACTCTCCGGCGGCATGGATTTTGCCCTCTCCATCCCCAAACCCGAAGAGACCCTGGCCAGTGGCGAGGGCGCCAGCGAAGGCTACTGCACCGGACCACTCTGGGTGGCCAAAAATCGGGCAGCAGACACCCTTCCGGAGGGAGCCATTGTCGTGGCCCGACACGGTGAAGAGTGGATGCTTGAGCCTGAGTGCCTGGAGCGGGCAGCAGGTTTTGTTTTTGCCGCCGGTGGAACCAATGACCATGTGGCGATCACCCTGAGACAGGCAGAAAAACCCTGTCTGCTGGCCGGTGACCAGTATCCGACCGTGGCTGCTCAGGATGGTCAACAGGCGACGCTGGCCTGCGCCCGTTTTAACGGTTCGCCCGGTGCCTTTGTGGTTGCCGGAGATCTGACTGGAGAACTGGCAAGTCACAGAAGTACATCCTACGCCTTTTCGGATGAGCCATTAACGAACGTCGTCGCATCAAGGGATGATTTATCGCCACCTGAAGGTACATTAAGTCAGGTGGCTACCGCTTTCCACTGGCTTACCGACCAAAATGCTCGCTTGCTGGCATTTTTCGCTCCCGGCGGCGGGCTGGGCTGTCTGGCAAACCCGATAAAACTCAGCATGTCGGCACAACGGTCAGAGCTGCTGGCTGCAACTCAGACCCGGACAAAACAACTGATTCAGGGGGCTGAAGCCCTGTTGGATGGTTACCGGGCATTCCTGCAGCTGGCTGGTGACCGCCATTCACCCCAGCTCCAGCCATTGCGAGATGAATTACCGCAACTAATGACCCGGTTTGAGACGCTGAAACAGACCATCGGATCAGGGTTAGAGCGTATCACCCTGCCCCTGCGGGCCGATGAAAAACTGCCGGTATCCCCGGGAACTTTTCGCCAGTGGGTGGCAGACTGTCATCAGTTACAATCCTGTCTTCAGGCACTCAATCCCCTGAGGGCAGAGCAGGTCCGTAGTGTCCATGACCTGATTTTTGCCCTGCATCAGCGCTTCGTAAAGGCGCTGGGACCGGTCACTCTGGCCTCTGGTCAGGGAACGCTATCTACGGAAGAGGCCATCAGTTATGTTGATTGCACGCCACCGGGTGAGGAGGCGGGGCTATTGAGACCGTCCGGCAAAACGTCCATCGAAGCGTTAGGGCGTATAGGGACTGTCGTCAGTATGGTTGATGCCTTGATTGTTAACTTGCGGTTAGGACATCATATCAGCCTTATCGAGCTGCTTGAACACGCAGAAGGCGGGAAAGGACGAACCTTGCGGCTGACATTTTCTGACCGATTTTGCTCTCTTGATGGCAGCGATAGATCCGACAAGTTAAAACGTATGTGGTTTCTGGTACAACTACTGAAAGCGATCGGACTGGATAAAGAGGCTGATGGCATGAAGCTGCGTTGTAACGCCGCAGCGGGAGCAATTATTGTCGAGTGCTCCCGAATGGTATCAAGGCAAGCCATGCAGGATGCCTTTGAAAAACTGATAGCAGCCTTAAGTGGTACCACGAATCTTGATTGGGACCTGAATCGTTTACCGATTTTTGAAGGAGAACAGTGGAGCTTCGGCTTGCTTGCACAACGCTGTGCACAAAGCCTTGATAGCAATGTTTCGGCAGAAGCCGACAGATTCGCGTTTCGACTTTGCCTTTTCTTAATCGGCTATTACGAATGCTCCTGCAGTACTCCCAAGTACTACCCGCTATTAAGTAAAGATCACCAACAGTTTATTGATCACAGTCAACGATTAGCCGAATCAATATCATCGGATCATCTTCGGGAAATGTTAATGAGTGATGAGATTGGTGAGAACACCCGCAGGGAACTCTTACATCATCTTTTATTTTTCTCTCCCGGAGAGGCTACTCCCATGATTGAACAAGTATATGAGCAGTTGCGAAATCAATACTTTGTTATCAAGCCATCCTACAGTTACACCCCGGAGTTTTATATTCAGCCGGGTCAGTCACTCAAGGAACATAAAGAACAGATCAAGAATTTCCTGCAGAAGCATGGGCTGAAATACGCCAGCCAATCGGTTCGAAATGATAAAGACATGGTATTACCCGCTATTGCCGCACATCCAAAAGATCTGGAATGGGTTAGTGAAGAACTGAGGGGGGATAAAGATGTCGTCATGGCTGCAGTCGCTCAATATGGCTATGAGCTGGAACATGCCAGTCCGGAACTTCAGGATGATGATGAGGTGGTAATGGCTGCTATCGCACAGTTTTCAGGAGCTCTGGCTTTTGCAAGTGAAAGATTCCGAAGCAATAAGAAAATTGTTGAAATGGCAATTGATGATGATTTTGGTAACTTTAGACATGCCAGTAAAGAGCTGCATACTGATCGTCAATATTTGCTACAACTCATTGAAAAAAATTCCAGGATCTTCATTTTTATTGATTCCGGGCTTAAAGATGATGAGGACTTTATCAGGTCAGCAATCAAAATAAACCCAGCAGTTCTTCAATTCGTACCAAAAGAAAAAAAACGAAATATACCTGAGTGCCAGGTTATGTTAACTGAAGGATAA